Below is a genomic region from Pyrococcus kukulkanii.
GATAGCTCAAAAGGTTGGAATAGGAGCAGTTAGATACAATCTCATTAAGTACAGCCCCGATAAGAAGATCGTGTTTAGGTGGGAAGATGTCTTAAACTTCGAGGGAGAGAGCGCCCCGTATATCCAGTACGCTCATGCTAGATGCGCCTCTATCCTAAAGAAGGCTGAAGAAAATGGGATAACAACAGACTGGAAGTTGCTCCTGGGCCTTGCCAACTTCGAAAAGCTCACTGAGAGGGAGAGAGAACTCTTGATGCTCCTAGCAAAGTTCCCAGAGGTAGTTGAGCAAGCTGGAAGGGACGTGAAGCCTCACCTAATAGCCTGGTACGCAAATGAGCTAGCCTCCCTATTCAACAAATTCTATATGGATCATCCAGTTATAAAGGCAGAAAAGGGAATTAGAGAAGCTAGGTTACTACTCGTCATGGCGGTCAAGCAGGTTCTTTGGAACGCGCTTTGGCTCATGGGGATTGATGCACCTGAAAGGATGTGATTATTCTTTTTCTCTCATCACTCTTACCAATTTATAGTTCCTTCCGTTACACTCCATGTCTCCAAGGATTTCTAAGATTTTAACTGTGTCTCCCTCGAATAGGCCTTCAGGCCTAATGAACTCAATTTTGTCTGGTTCATTGCAATCAACGAAGCTAAGTTTTATTTTACTTCCAGCTATTGCATATTTTGGTTCAATTAGAACATCTATTGCTGGCTCGACGACTTCAACTACTCTGACTTTTCCTTCGTGAAGTGGACATGGATGCTCAATGTTTCTTACTCTCACTATTTTGTACCTTCTTCCAGGTTCAAGGTTTCCTATGCACACCCTTGCAAGTTTACAGGATTTGCAGGGTTCTCCCGGTCCATAATATACGAATTCGAGCCCAGGTTTAGCTAACTTTTCACCAACCAACGTGATGACCATCTGATCACCCCCTTAAATTACACCAGTGATTTTAGCGGCTTTTTCGGCGGCTTCTCTAGTTAGCCCGTCTTTTCCAAGGATCGTGTATCTCTCTGGTCTTATTTTATGAGCTATTGTCAAGGCCTCGATTATTATTTCAGGGTCGATTCCAAGTTCGTATGCGGTAGTTGGTGCTCCAACGGTTTTTAATGTCTCTTTTATCTTTTTCCAGTTTATTCCATGGAGATAAGCCATTATTATAGTTCCAATTCCAGTTTGCTCACCGTGGAGGGCGGGTTTGTCAAGAAGCATGTCAAGTGCGTGGCTGAAAAGATGTTCTGCCCCACTTGCTGGTCTTGATGAACCCGCTATGCTCATGGCCACTCCACTTGATATTAGGGCCTTGACGACTTTTCGAATTCCTTCGTCTTCTCCGAGCCTTATTATTTCAGCGTCCCTCATAACCATCTTTGCACTCATTACGCTGAGAGCAGCTGCGTATTCGCTGAAATACTCCCCCCTAATCTTGTGGGCTAGCTTCCAATCTCGAACTGCCGTTATATTGCTAATAACGTCTCCAACCCCTGCAGCCAAGTATCGTCTGGGCGCTGTTTTTATTATCCCTATATCCGCAATTACCGCTAGTGGTGGTCTAGCTTTTATGGAGGTTTTTGCTTCTAAACCCTTTATTGAGGCATTTGCACTGGCTATTCCATCATGAGAAGCTGTTGTTGGGAAGCTGATAAAGGGAATACCTGATTTATAACTTGCTAGTTTTGTTATGTCAATTATGCTTCCACCACCTACTGCTATTGCCCATTTAATCCCTAAGTCTTTGATTTTACCAAGCACTTTCTCAACATTTTTCATGTTTGCTTCTTTGACGGTAATTGAATGAACGTCAAAGGAGGATTTTAACTCTCTTTCAACGTCTTTTCCGGCTATCTCTTTGGTTTTTGGCCCATAAACAACAAGAACAGGCGATTCAAGATTAAGTCTCTTGGCTACATTAACAACCTCGTGAACTAAATTATGTCCAAGAACGACCTCCCTGGGGAACTCCATTAGGTGCATTGCTATCCCCTCTTATCTACGCTTAACTCCTTAAAAATACCTATGCCCAGAAAAGGTGGTGCCGGGGCGGGGCTTCGAACCCCGGATCTCCCGGTTTCTCAGGCTCCCCCTCACGGGGGAGTGGCCCTATGAGCCGGGCGCTTTGACCAGGCTAAGCTACCCCGGCACTGCCCGGAATTACCTCATCCACGGAAGACTTTTAAGTCTTTCGCTTGATGGTCTTTCAAGGTGAGTTGCGAATGAAGGTTGGAGTAAGCATATACCCCCATTTCATCAGGGAAGGGAGAACGCTTCCTTCAATTCTAGCTGAAATTAAGATTAAAAATTATGATTTTGTCCAGATATTCCCTCACGCCCTTGGTCTGATAAAGAATGGTGTTGTCGTTGAGAATCATCTTCAAGAGATTGAAGCTGCCCTTCGGGGAGTAGGTATTGAGTACATTGTGAGAATGCCCGTGTCCTTAAACCTGAGGGACAGCGTATATTACTCGAGGCATTTTAAAGTCGCAAAGGCAGCACTAGATGTTGCAATTAAATTAGGAGCTAAGATCATTGTAATGCAGAGTGGCAAAACAGGAAGACTCGACTTAGAAATTGATGCTATAAGGACTCTTGCTGATACAGCTTCAAAGTTCGGGATACGGATAGCACTAGAGAATACGTTTAGTGTCAAGGATACACTCTACGTTATCGACAATGTTGATAGAGATAACGTTGGCTTTGCCTTAGATGTTGCCCATGCGTTCCTCAGTGCTCAGGGAGATGAAAATAAACTACTTGAGGATGTAAAGTTAGGGATTGAGAAGACTATTCTCCTACTTGTCCATGATAACTTTGGAAAAATGTTCCCTCAAGTTGAGCCAGAGGACGCTTTAGCATACGGTGTGGGTGACCTTCACCTATTACCTGGGGAGGGTAAGATTCCCTTTGGAAAAGTACTCAAAATGTTCGATGATAGTATCCCTATCCTAGTGAAAGTTAAAGATCCGAAAGTCTTCAACAATTTACCACCTAAGGACGATCTTATCCAGAGACTTAGGAGGTGAGACAATGCCCGCGAGAGAGATGAGGATGGAGATGTTCTTAAGGGCTCTCCTTAGGAGAGACTTTGATAAGGCTAAATCACATCTAGATAAGCTGGCGAAACTTGTAAAGGAAGATGAGTGGGGCAGAGGATATCTTAAAGCTATAAATGGATTTATGAGTGCCATAAAAGATAATGATTCTGATTCCTTAATAGTTAGGCTACTAAATACTCCTGATCCCGAAGAGATAAAGAAGTTGCTTGAACGGTTTGAGGAAATAAAGAACCAGGAGTTTAGGGATGATTATGAAAGGGGTTACTATACCGCATGGGTTGAGCTCCTCCAGGCTTACCTTTCCCAAGCAAGGTTGCCAGTTAAAAGGTGATCCTTGTGCCTTCAAAGGAAGAATTGATGAAGAAACTTGAGGAGAAGATTAAGAACTGCAGAAAGTGCCCACTCTGGCAATTAAGGACTAATCCAGTTCCGGGCTCGGGAAGTTACGATGCTAAAGTAATGTTTGTCGGAGAAGCCCCCGGGTACTGGGAGGACCAGCAGGGTTTGCCTTTTGTAGGAAAGGCTGGGAAGGTTTTGGATGAGTTACTCAATTCTATAGGTCTAAATAGGGATGAAGTTTATATCACGAACGTAGTTAAGTGTAGGCCTCCAAACAATAGAGATCCAACTGAGGAGGAGATAAAGGCATGCTCTCCCTACCTTGATGCCCAGATAGATATAATAAGGCCAAGGATAATAGTGACCCTGGGTCGCTTCTCTACCTCCTATATTCTAAAGAAGTTTGGCTTTGCGGTTGAGGGAATAAGTAAGATTCATGGTAAAGTATTTGAGGCGAGAACGCTTTTTGGGAGGGTTTACATAATCCCAATGTATCATCCTGCAGTTGCCCTATATAGGCCTCAACTGAGGAAGGAGTTGAAGGAGGATTTCAAGAAGTTGAAGGAGCTTTTGAAGTCCTTAAAAATTTAGGCAATTGCCGAAACGTTTATATTCCTTTTAGTTAAAATACTACCATGTTTGAAAAAGAGAAAGAGGCTCTTGCTAGAAGGATAGCAGGTGAGATCGTTCTATCCCCGGATCCTGGTAAAACCATGAGAAAGTGGAGAGAAATATTTGGGATAAGCCAGACCGAACTTGCCGAATATCTTGGGGTTTCTTCTTCCGTGATCAGTGATTACGAAGGAGGTAGGAGAAAGAGCCCAGGAGCATCTACGATAAGGAAGTTCGTTGAGGCTTTAATAGAGATAGATGAGAAGAGAGGTGGAAATGTAATAAAGGCCTTCAGCAGAACTCTTGGAGGAGAAATTCCAACGAGTGCAATTCTCGACATAAGGGAGTTCAACATTCCCGTCACCGTGAAGGACATAGTTGATGCCGTTAAGGGTGAGATCGTCGCAAACCCTGACTTGGTGGACAAGAAGATCTACGGCTACACTGTCGTTGACAGCATACAAGCTATACTTGAAATGTCTGCTGAGGAATTTCTAAAGCTGTACGGCTGGACCACGGAGAGGGCCCTGGTTTTTACTAAGGTTACCACTGGAAGAAGCCCCATGATAGCGGTGAGGGTTCAGGGGCTTAAGCCAGCGATGGTTGTTCTCCATGGGGTGAAGAGGTTAGACGAGCTTGCGGTAAAAATTGCGGAAAAGGAAAGGGTTCCTTTAGTTGTCTCCCATGCGGATAATGAAGCTGAGCTTATAGCTGGCCTTAGGAAACTTGTTGGAAGCTTTTAGTCTAACCTTTCTTTCCTCCATACTCCCTCACTTGCGAGTCTAGTTAGCCTATCTTTTATGTGAAGTAGAACATCGCTCAGAACCTTAGAGTTGTCATAACTCTTGAGGATATCTTGGAGCCTCTCTCTGTCCCAGGATTTCATTTCCTTTGCAAGCTTTATCATCCTGGGGTAGGCCCTTATTATGTTGTCAACTATCGTTATATCCGCCATTCTAGCGGATCTTGAGAGTGGATTTAGATCCACCGTGATCACGAACTTTCCCATACTAACCAAGGCCTCTGTTCTATCCCCATCCTCGAGAGGAACCAAAACAACGTCAGCCCTCCATATTCCATTCTCATCCACTTTTGCCCTTTCGCTCTCCAATCCTGGGATCCGTTTTGTTGGATTGACACCTAGAACTTCATCTGCTCCGTGCTCATAGAGAACCTCCGCTATTCTCTTCGCCCTTTCCTCGGTTCTATAGAATAGATTTACTTCGAGCTTTGCTCCCAGGGCTTTTGCCAGTTCAACGGTTTCTTTTGGTACTAGGGCTGCGACATTACCGTTTACGGAAATCACTGGATACTCAGCTAGAAGTAGCTTTGCAACCGCAGCCTTCATGGCTTCCTCAGCCGGAGGAATTGTCTTCTCCCCAATCAGATAGTCAAAAGCTTCCCCTCTTCCATGTGCTATAAGGCCAGCCTTTGCTGTTATCCCCTTTTCCATGCCCTCTATTATCTTCTCTCTATAGTAAAGGCTCCAATATCTGGGATGACTCTTTGGTATTTTGATCACCTAAATCACCATAAAGAAAGTTGAAAAGGGGAGTAGAAAAGGTTATCTCAGCCTGATGTGCACTCATCACACTTCAGTGGGGATGGAGGTTCATCATTGATCATCTAATCAGGAATTATTTCAAGGGTATAGTTCACCCTAGTCCCACTTAGCTTTATGTGAGCTGAGGCAGAGCAATACTTTTCCTGGCTAAGTTCTATTGCCCTCTTAGCTTTTTTCTCATCTACGTTCCCATATATTTTGTAGTGAATCATCACCTCTTTGTATATCCTAGGATATTCATCTCTTCTAATCCCCTCTATCTCGATCTCAAGGCTTTTAATAGGTTCTCTCATTTTCTTTAGTATCATAACAACATCAAAGGCAGTGCATCCAGCTACACTTAAGAGAAGCAGCTTCATTGGACTTATTCCTCCTTCTCCAAGGATTACCGAACATTGATCCCCCTCTATTTTCCCGATGAACTGTTCTCCTTCGATCCACCTTACCCTACCTTTTACGACATCTGACATTACTTTCACCCGTTCCAGTTTCCAATAATGCTTTTATTTCTTTGTCGGACACCCTAGGTGATGTACATAAGACCCTTTGATCCTTGGAAATCAAAGCTTTGTACATGTCCATTTAAGTACACGTTGAACCCTTACACGGGCTGTGACCATGCATGCGTGTACTGCTATATAACGAGTTATATCCCTAAAGCCTTCAGGGTTAGGGTTAAAGATAATCTCCTTCCCTCCCTAGAGAGGGAGTTGAGGAAGTTTGACAAGAGATTTATCATTGCTATGTCCTATTCTTCGGATCCATACCCCACGATAGAAAAAGAACTTGAGATAACTAGGAGAGTTCTTGAGCTGTTTAAAAGGTATGATATCAGATGCTTACTCCTTACCAAATCTGATATATTTGAGAGAGACATTGACCTGCTGAGCGAGCTTAGGTGTGCTGTTGGCATAACCGTCACAACCATTGACGAAAGGAAAGCTAAATTGCTTGAACCAAATGCTCCCCCTCCTAAGGGTAGGATAAGGGCCCTTAAGAGGGCAAAAAAAGCAGGTATCCCAGTTTATGCTAGAATTGATCCCATAATACCATTTTACACTTGGGAAGATTTTGAAGAAACACTAGATGCTTTAGATTTTGTGAGTCATATAACAGTCTCAACTTTAAAGTTAAGGCCAGATATAAGAGCTAGAATGCGAGCTAAATTTCCTGAGTTAATGAAGATACTTGAACCGTTATACACGGAGAAATATGAGGGATACTATTACCTGAGAAGGGATATTAGACTTCAGATACTAGAGAAGGCACGAAGGTTAATTGAAGATAGAGGTATTACGTTTGGATCCTGCAGGGAAGGCTACTACTCGCACCCTACCTGTGATGGTTCTCATTTAGTCCCCTGATTTTAGCTAGGACTGATTTAATCTCTTCATCTTTGACTATTTCATCGGCTTCCCGCTCTATTGATCTTTTTCTTATAAGAACAAAACCAAGCATAGGCTTAATCTTAGGAGTTATTATTTCAACTTTCTCAAGTGAAACTTGATAATCTTTAATCGCTCTTTCCAAGTATCTAAATTTCTTCCTTACTATATTTTCTGCGCTTTCCTCTTCTATTTCTCTTTTTGGGACTATAGTTATCCTAACCTTGAGGGTTTTTCTAACTATGTAGGCAGAGATGACAAGAGTCTCAATGTTAATTTCTTTGTCTTTAAATCCAATTAAAATTCCCTTTCCAAATCTTTTGAATTCCTCATTAAATTCTTCAGGGCAATCAATAATCAGGCTTCCAACATTATCATCCTCTTCTACGTATGTTACTTTTATATCTGTTGGTCTTATATAAACGAACATTCCCAACGGCTTTAGATCCTTTCCTATTTTCTCTCTCATATCTTCGATTAGGCTGGAGAGTATCTGTGGAAGTGTCTTAAATACTATCCCAGCTCTCTCTATCATCAGCTCTCCCGTTAAGTATAAAACAAGATACCCATTTACGGTTAGTAGTTTTCCCCGGATAGAAAATTCCTTCACTTTTATTCCTAAGGTATCCAGCGCCTCAACTAGCCTCTTTGCATGAGGGATGACAGTAAACTCATAATCTCTCGGACCCTCGTATATTATCATTTCCTCTCACCATTTACACTGTGTCTGCAAAATATTTAAGTATTTTGTAAAATATCCAGCAAAACAATGATACTAAATTATGTAATTAGAAAAAATCCAAAATAATTATTAAAACATTGGAAAATATATAATAGATGTTGTAAAATATTCAAGCAACTTCAAATTGTTCATAGGGGGTTCTACCTTTCCTATGCTTCAGTAATATGTCATAGAGAGCTTCTTTTAACGTAGGAGACATGTTGTCATCAAGAAGTAAATCACTACCCTTATACCCTACTTTTTCAGCTTCCCTTATGAGAGCGTTAACATAGGGCATTAGCTCCGATACTAGTATCTGAACTATCGAAGGATAGGCTTCCTCAGTTACTTCCTCATCGCTTTCAATTCCCAGGTAAACGATGTAACCTGATGCTTGGAGAGCAAGAATAAACTCATCTTCGGAAACTTCAAAAAACGAGAAGTTATAGGATTTTGAAGGAACACTAGCTATCAAAACACCTTTTATTGACAATGTAACGACTTCCCCATCAACTTCAAAAACTAGATCCCTTGCAAGTTCTTGAGCAAGAGAATAAAGCTTCATGATTTTCATTCCACCACCTCCACAATCTCCCCTTCACCGGGAGGTAGAACTGCCATTATATCTTCTTCGGGAACTTTATATCCCCATTTCTCGAATATTCTCTTAATCTTCTTGACGAGTTCACTCTTCTTCATGTCTCCGGGTCTAATCACAATGTATCTCTTTGTGTGTGCTTTCACGGCATCTACAGGCCCACACATCACGAGTTCTTCCCCTTCATAGTTGACTATCCCAATGGCCAGCTTGAGTGGTATCCCATGCAACCAATTTCTCTTTCCATAGATCATAAAAGCACCCTTGGGGAGGTACTCTCCAGCAGGTGCTTGTTTACTGACCTGGTTTGGGTAGACCCAGTATGCATCCCCACTTGCCAATCCCTCGTTCCATGCTCTGCTCATTGAGACAGCAAATTGACAAGCCTCAAATATTGTTTTATCCCCAGCTTTTTGCCCATTTTTGACGATGACGTGTGGAGCTCCCCAAATATCTGCATGGCAATAAAGATCATTCTCATTCATATACTTCTTAACAACGATTTCATTTGTAGTCGCGTCCTTTCCTCCAATCACAAGGAAGCCTTCGCTACTTATGAACCATCTAAACTTCTCAAACCATTTCTTCTTCCTTTTCTCGAGTTTTTTGATTGAAATATCCTTTTCTTCTTTGGCAATTTCTTTTTCTATACTCTCTATCTTCTTTTTAGTTTCTTCGTAGGCTTTTTTTGCTCCTTCAAGTTTTTGTCTAGCTTTCTTTGCCTTTTCATAGAATAATTCAGCGTTTTCTTCGAGCGACTTGTTGATGTCAAGTCTCACTTTCTTTCCTTCTAAGTTTAAGACAAGGGTATCTCCTGTTACATCAACTATGAGCTTTGCCCATGGATATCCCTCTTTCTTGGCATTTTCAATTCTTTTTTTGACTTCTTCTACTCCAAGTTTTCTAATACCGTTTTTAATTGTCTCCAAGACTTCCCTTACAAGAGTATAGTTTGCATAGAGTAGATCTCCCTTTTCTTGGTTATCCTTGGCTTCTTTTTCGAAACCTTTCATTTGCTCTTCTATTCTTTTCAGTGATATTTCTAATGCCTTCTTTTTTTCTTGTAGAGCTTTGGTTTTCTCTTTCTTGGCTTTTTCTATACTCAGCTTCCCAAAGTATTCGTCAAGAGCTTTACTGAAAGTTCCATAAACTTTCTTATGGTAATTTGAATACCACAATAGATCTATCGGTAGGACATCGACCATTTCCCCATCTTTATATACTATATTGGGCTTTTTCTCCGCATTTAGAACGCTAAGCATTGTTTCATATATCTTCTTGAGATCCTCTTCTGTAAGCTCACTTACTTTTTTCATTTTGTCTATTCCAGCTCTCAAGAGAATCTCTTCGGAATAAAGTCCACCAATGCTGAGCTTCCTAGCTAGGGCCCTAACGATTTCTGTATCTTCTTCTTTCATTAACTCAACGAATCTCTCAAAGGAAATCCTTAGAGGATTTTCTTTGGTTGGTGGGAATACGTACTTAATTTTAGGTTTAATAGATCTATCCTTAAATTCTTCATACCTTAGAGCTCCTATAATTTCCCAATTGCCATTCACAAAGACAATATTCCCCTTCCCAAATAGCTCTGCTATGATCCTGTACTCTCCAAAGTGTAATATAACAATCCTATCGAACTCTCTCTGCTCTATGCCTGTAAGAAACTTTCCTGAGAGATGCTTCCGGAGAAGCATTGCAAATGATGTTGGTTGAAGATTTTCCTTGATGTAAGTAGTTACGTGGATTCTTCTTCCAGCCTCAATGAGTAGATCTATCCTTCCCTCTCCTGCCTTATGCAATTTTATTCTAACTTCATTACCTTCATGATAAATCTTTTCAACTCTACTCCCTATTATGCTCTGGAGTTCATCAACCACGTATTTCACGTCAACGCTTGTCATGCTCTCCTTCAAGTTTCTCCCCCCATCTAACTGGATGTACATTTTTATAAATCCCAGGTATTTTGTAAAACTCCCGTTTCCGCACAAGCCACATTATTTTATGTAGATAAATCATTTCTTTGGAAATAAAGACAGGAGATTTGCGAAATCGTTAAATACTACTCTATGAACTTTCCATTGGGGGAAAGCCATGGAAGGATATTTAACATTTGTTCTGCACACTCATATCCCTTACGTTAGGAAGCATGGCAAATGGCCTTTCGGGGAGGAATGGCTTTTTGAGGCTATATCGGAGAGCTATCTTCCCCTTCTAATGGAACTCGAAAGGCTGAGAAATAAGGGTGTAAAGTTTGAACTTGTGATAAGCTTTACCCCGGTTCTTATGGAACAGTTAGCTGATGAATACCTTAAAAGAGAATTCGAGAGGTACATGGAAAGGAAGCTTAGAGCAATGGCTAAAGATCTTGAGAAGTTCGAGGATGTCAAACTAAAGGAAGCGACATCATATATGATAGGGTACTTTGAGAGGGTTTACTCTTATTGGAAGTCAATAAACGGTGATATCTTGGGCAAATTTAAGGAGCTACAAGATGCTGGCTACGTTGAAGTTATAACCTCAGCGGCAACCCACGGTTATCTTCCCCTCCTTGACAGAGACGAAGCAATAGAAGCACAGATCGTTAATGGTATCAAAACATATGAGAAATACTTCGGTAGAAAGCCAAGGGGAATTTGGTTGCCTGAGTGTGCTTATAGACCCGATGGCCTTTGGAGAAGTCCTAGCGATGGAGAAGTTAGATGGAGGAAGGGGATAGAGCATTTCCTAAGAAAACATGGGATTGAATATTTCTTTGTTGAAAGTCATCTTGTTGATGAAGGACCTGCAACATCAAAATATGGAAAAGTACTCCCAGCAAAGACAAAAAAATCGACCTTAAGGCCATATTTTCTCAAGAATGGAATTGCTGTGTTTGCCAGGAACAGAGAAACTGGTATCCAAGTTTGGAGTGCTGATATTGGATATCCTGGGGACTTCTGGTATAGGGAGTTCCACAAGAAAGCTGAGGAGAGTGGTGGACAATACTGGAGGGTTACAGGAACAAAGGATCTTGGAGCGAAGGAACCTTATGAACCTGAAAAAGCCTTGGGAAGAGTTGAGGAACATGCAAGGCATTTCGTTTCCCTTGTAAAATCTCTATTGGAGGACTTTGAGAGGAAAGAAGGGGAGAAAGGAATAGTTATTGCACCTTACGATACAGAACTGTTTGGTCACTGGTGGTTTGAAGGAGTTAAATGGCTAGGTAGAGTTTTAGAGTTGGCCCAGGAAGAGGGAATAAAAACAACGACGATAAGCAACTTCTTAGACTCATTTTCTGGAGAGAGGTACGAAATAGATCTTCCCGAAGGATCCTGGGGAATGTTCGGGACTCACTACACATGGTGGAACCCAGAGGTGGGGTGGACGTGGCCTATAATACACCTAGCCGAGAGAAGAATGGTATCGCTGGTAAGTAGATATTTAGGTAGAGATGACCTGACGGATAGAGTTCTTGACCAGTTGGGGAGGGAGCTATTGCTAATGGAGGCAAGTGATTGGCAGTTCCTTATAACTACCGGCCAAGCTAAAGAATATGGGAAGAGGAGACTCCTTGAACATGCTCATGTATTCCACAGGCTTGCAAATGCTTTGGAAGAGTATGTGAAGACAGGGACGTTTGAAGAAATGGAGTTACTTGAGGAAAGTGAGGACATTGACAACGTTTTCAAGCCAATAGTGCTTGGTCCCTATATTAGTGAAGTACCTCCAGATGTTCCTAAGTACGTGGAACCTCCTGAAATACCTACGGAAGCTCAGGAAAACGAGGAGGGGGAGGGGAAATTCTTAAGTGGTCAGAGTGAAGATACCGTGAACTTCGAGAAATTCCTGCTCTCGATAAAAGGTGTTGGACCTAAAACCGTAGAGAGACTTAAGAAAGCTGGAATAACATCCCTAAAAGAGCTCTCCAAGTGGAGGGTAGAGGAACTGGCTAAGAAAACAGGAATACCCAGGAGCAGATTAAAAAAGATATTTAGGAGGATGAAGTCAGCCTTTTAGTATTTTTACGACTTTTTCAGCCACCTCTACTCCTGCTCTTTCTTGCGCTTCATAAGTTGAAGCTCCTATGTGTGGTGTTAGAACTACGTTGTCGAGTTTTATTAGGGGATGGTCTTTAGGCAAGGGCTCCTCCTCATAAACGTCCAATCCTGCTCCTGCTATCCATCCTTCTTGAAGGGCCTTGACTAGTGCCTTTGTATCAACAACAGCTCCCCTCGCGGCGTTTATGAGTATTGCATTTTTCTTCATTAGCTTGAGCCTCTCCTCGTTTATTAGGTGGTACGTTGAGTCTAGTAATGGAACATGGAGTGTTACAATGTCACTTTCCTTAAGCAGAGTCTCAAGATCAACGAATTTCCCTCCAACTTCCTTCGCTCTCTCCTCGTTTGGGTATATATCGTATAGCAGGATGTTCATTCCCAGTGCCCTAGCTATCTTCGCTACTTGGTACCCAATCCTTCCGAACCCTACAATTCCTATAGTCTTACCTTCGAGCTCTATGCCCATACACTCCTTTTTTGCCCAAACCCCCTCCCTCATCCTTCTGTCAGCGTAGGCTATCTTTCTTGCCACGGCGAATATTAATCCAATTGCTAGCTCAGCAACGCTCCTTGAGCTAGCCCCAGGAGCGTTTACAACCTCAATTCCCTTCTCCTTTGCTGCCTCGACATCAATATTGTCCAAGCCCACGCCAGCCCTTGCAATGACTTTAAGCTTTGGGGCATTCTCTATGACTCTCCTAGTTACTTTTGGCTTACTTCTAACTATTATAGCATCAACATCTTTAACAAGCTCAAGCAACTTCTCTTCGTCAGGGTACTCTTCGTAGATAACTTCTAACCCTGCATCCTT
It encodes:
- the rqcH gene encoding ribosome rescue protein RqcH; the encoded protein is MKESMTSVDVKYVVDELQSIIGSRVEKIYHEGNEVRIKLHKAGEGRIDLLIEAGRRIHVTTYIKENLQPTSFAMLLRKHLSGKFLTGIEQREFDRIVILHFGEYRIIAELFGKGNIVFVNGNWEIIGALRYEEFKDRSIKPKIKYVFPPTKENPLRISFERFVELMKEEDTEIVRALARKLSIGGLYSEEILLRAGIDKMKKVSELTEEDLKKIYETMLSVLNAEKKPNIVYKDGEMVDVLPIDLLWYSNYHKKVYGTFSKALDEYFGKLSIEKAKKEKTKALQEKKKALEISLKRIEEQMKGFEKEAKDNQEKGDLLYANYTLVREVLETIKNGIRKLGVEEVKKRIENAKKEGYPWAKLIVDVTGDTLVLNLEGKKVRLDINKSLEENAELFYEKAKKARQKLEGAKKAYEETKKKIESIEKEIAKEEKDISIKKLEKRKKKWFEKFRWFISSEGFLVIGGKDATTNEIVVKKYMNENDLYCHADIWGAPHVIVKNGQKAGDKTIFEACQFAVSMSRAWNEGLASGDAYWVYPNQVSKQAPAGEYLPKGAFMIYGKRNWLHGIPLKLAIGIVNYEGEELVMCGPVDAVKAHTKRYIVIRPGDMKKSELVKKIKRIFEKWGYKVPEEDIMAVLPPGEGEIVEVVE
- a CDS encoding 1,4-alpha-glucan branching protein, translated to MEGYLTFVLHTHIPYVRKHGKWPFGEEWLFEAISESYLPLLMELERLRNKGVKFELVISFTPVLMEQLADEYLKREFERYMERKLRAMAKDLEKFEDVKLKEATSYMIGYFERVYSYWKSINGDILGKFKELQDAGYVEVITSAATHGYLPLLDRDEAIEAQIVNGIKTYEKYFGRKPRGIWLPECAYRPDGLWRSPSDGEVRWRKGIEHFLRKHGIEYFFVESHLVDEGPATSKYGKVLPAKTKKSTLRPYFLKNGIAVFARNRETGIQVWSADIGYPGDFWYREFHKKAEESGGQYWRVTGTKDLGAKEPYEPEKALGRVEEHARHFVSLVKSLLEDFERKEGEKGIVIAPYDTELFGHWWFEGVKWLGRVLELAQEEGIKTTTISNFLDSFSGERYEIDLPEGSWGMFGTHYTWWNPEVGWTWPIIHLAERRMVSLVSRYLGRDDLTDRVLDQLGRELLLMEASDWQFLITTGQAKEYGKRRLLEHAHVFHRLANALEEYVKTGTFEEMELLEESEDIDNVFKPIVLGPYISEVPPDVPKYVEPPEIPTEAQENEEGEGKFLSGQSEDTVNFEKFLLSIKGVGPKTVERLKKAGITSLKELSKWRVEELAKKTGIPRSRLKKIFRRMKSAF
- a CDS encoding D-2-hydroxyacid dehydrogenase, which produces MKVLVAAPLHEKAIQILKDAGLEVIYEEYPDEEKLLELVKDVDAIIVRSKPKVTRRVIENAPKLKVIARAGVGLDNIDVEAAKEKGIEVVNAPGASSRSVAELAIGLIFAVARKIAYADRRMREGVWAKKECMGIELEGKTIGIVGFGRIGYQVAKIARALGMNILLYDIYPNEERAKEVGGKFVDLETLLKESDIVTLHVPLLDSTYHLINEERLKLMKKNAILINAARGAVVDTKALVKALQEGWIAGAGLDVYEEEPLPKDHPLIKLDNVVLTPHIGASTYEAQERAGVEVAEKVVKILKG